The Crassostrea angulata isolate pt1a10 chromosome 1, ASM2561291v2, whole genome shotgun sequence nucleotide sequence TAGACGAATATTCTGTTAATAGCGCACAGGGCGGAAAGggttatattttctataagtttccgatatatgatacaatatcatatcttgaTACGATGCCatatcatatattacaatatcatattgtatcatatgctataatatcatattgtatcagtTCTTTATAGAGTagtgtatattgttttatatgataaatcctatgacacaatattgtatagtaccataggatgcaatattgtttttaatattatatactGTATTGATTTACATTGTATCTTACAATtgttttgtcatgtaaacatgactcgtgccctgtttttgtttaaataggttcaatataccagtaaaaatcaaATCGTTtacaagctgatttgtctatcttattctttaaacaaaacagaaacaaacagtttctaacgttaaacacattcattttaggtctataATTAGAATGTTCACTTCAgtattaaaatgtaaacaaattctTTGTTTACActgcaaagaattgtaagctctataACTGGAAATTGAATTTATAGatgttacaatgtatatttgtaGAGTGCTTCGACTGTGCCTGTGTCTCTGGCCACAAATCGGTCAGTGGAGTTTATGAAATCACCAACCCAGTAACAAACAACCCCATCCTAGTGGAATGTGTGATGAAGGATGGATACGGCTATACAGTAAGTACAGCTGGGGAAGTTTAGACAACACTTTTTTCTTTGTTGTATCCTGTTTTCAAAGTCAGTATATGAATAAGTCCCCGTTTTTGGGCAATATactgtaaacaaattatatttgaCTGTGTATTCAATTTGACGTGACATATTTATtacaagttgttttttttaatttgaaatgaagGAATGggtctacaaaataatatttccaaATTTGAATCTCTTACTCCCAATAGTTTTCTAGCTACAGGCTTTTGTAAAACGCTGTTTTTATATCCCTCATAACTGGCACAACGTCATAACGTCACTAATTACCTTGACGTTGCGCACATTACaaacataattttatcattCAGATATGCacttagttattttttttatattgtataatttgtaGAACAAGATGAtatttagggttttccgttttcaacggaaaacccttttgttattctacggtttctttttctttattattatacttttttttctttttctgacttttttggagcgttttttctcagaaactattcaaccgatttacaccaaatttttaggagttataaagcatcaatgtcgctactgattaataaaatttcaaatgattacgtcacttccggtttcagatatggacgatattgtaaatttttaagggtcattttgtccacgcatctcctctgaaactaatcatgataaaagcttgaaatttgcagggattgtagatgaatgtctgtagatttccctccatgcttccaattgcgaaaaatgcgcaaggcctagaagctcgcctgaacctgaaaattagcaccatattttttcacaaaattttcgcacattttccgtaatatcttttgacgtataaatattttgttaaaacatgtaatgtaaaagctgtttcaatttgcacgggcttttatttgatatcaagaaaaaggggctggcccctcaaattaggggccaagagggctctaaagtctatttgcaataactttttagtgaacaataatttgttatcaattatagaagcaaaaatgttcattgtacagctgtttatctatacagtgccatacttaagtcatatattacgtaataaggggtttcaaggggccagaagttcaaaactttgatcattaatatctgaaaaaggagaaatattttgaaaagcaatgtagaacaaaagttattcaaaataatgttttgtacaatatgctaccttaaatgtttttgtttatgaccccatttaggagttaaagggtcggcccctaaaacacatttgtacagatatctcaagaacggtaaacattttgtgaacacttgttgaacaaaatatgtttatatttacaagaccttccatttgatgtcaagaaaaaggggctggctcctcaaattaggggtcaagagggctctaatgtcttcttacaataactctttactgaacaatattttgttattaattatagaagcaaaaatgttcattgtacagcttttaatctatacattaccatacctaagtcatatatttcgtcattaggggtttcaaggggccagaactcaaaactctgatcattaatatctgaaaaaggagaactatttttaaaagcaatgtagaacaaaagttcttcaaaataatgttcttaacaatatgataccaaaaattttgttgtaagtggccccggtaaggggttaaagggtcggcccctaaaatgcatttgtacagatatcttgagaatggtttacaattcatgaacacttgtagaacaaaatatgtttatattagcgagaccttttatttgatatcaagaaaaaggggctgacccctcaaattaggggccagaagggctactaagtcttttcataataactctttcctgaccaataatttgataataatcaTCAAGCAGCAAAGAAGcctttattaagcttaatttaaaaccgaaacccgttttaaaatcggacgatgcattacagagatatcggggtttaaaaatttatttttttccggaaattttgattccgcgtccttggtttaaaaaatagcgttatgtttaaagtaaaattaactcgtaccaaaaataattgttaagtcgtacttcaacacattcggattttttttgttaagtcgttcttgaaatcggaaaggtgtttgttaagtcgtactaaaaatcattcgtattttgttaagtcgtaccaggaataattcgattttttttcatcttttatatttaagttactcttgttattggtttaagagctctgcttcttacaggaacttccagctttacttccgacattaacggaagaccctactcgttgctttgcaacgagctttgctctagttttaaaAAGCTTTAGTTGATTAGTTAACCATATTtgatcatttcaattttttctccaagttataataatatagtaataaaaatatatacaccatCAGAGTAAAGAAtagcaatctgattaaaatcagctgtTCTGATACGCTACCGCTCTCGAACATCTGAAACAACCCGCTTAGAGGTCACGTCCGAACGACCCGAcaatctaaatatttaaatataaggtCGTGACCTTTTTAACCAATGAAAATTCCCGTCTCTTCAAGACTATCGGGTGAAGAAGCAAAATGGCGACAGATGCAATGAAGAAAGTGAGCGAGTTGTTTAATGTTTCGAATGTAAAGAAAGAGCAAGAACAGATGTTGGAAATGCTTTTGAGAAGACAGGACTGCATCGCAGTGTTACCCACAGGCTACGGTAAATCCTTACCATACCAAATGCTCGTACCAGTTCGACGGGAAATGAAAACGAGTGACATGAACTGTAAAATTATCGTTTGTTCACCATTAATGGCTTTAATGCGTGATCAATGCGAAAGACTGAACAGCATTCCAGGCATAAGAGCTGTATATAAAGGTTAGTTAATGTActgaagttttatttaaaaaatagagatCACGGGACTTGGCTATTGTATTTATCACGTTATCATGGTTATATAGAAACAATACATCTTCCTCTATGAGTTCGCGAGCAAAGCTATGTTGTTTACTTTATACCGTGATAGATAGAACTGTGTAAAGATTTAATTGAACTTTACTTCATTCAAATGACATGtatatctattcggaaaatCATATATATCGTTAGAAATGAATTCTATTAGAACTTTCTCAATACACCTTGTAGGAGGCTCTCAGGATAATGAATTAATACAAAGCGGGGATTTCGACTACCTCTTTGCATCCCCAGAATATCTTGTTGGAGATAAAACGTTCCGGGCCAAGATTCAAACCTTTGATGTGTCCACGATAGTTGTTGATGAGTTCCATACCATTTCAACCTGGTAAGCATAATTAAGTACATAACCCCATatgtttatttaatacatgtactatgggTTACAAATCTTTGTCTTATAAGTTACATTAAAAATGtggaaatatttaaagaattttaccCATACATACAGAAGTGTTACAgatttttctaaattatttcaaacaagtattttatttctatttcattgaatttgtttaatgtactataattgttataaatgttaacttatggcattgtaaaatattatgtatacaACCAGGAGAGGGCAATCAAAGTTTTTTTAAGAACTTGATAGTCATTTAAATATGTTCAACTCAATGTATTATGATTAACTATAACTGTTACTGGTATGTATTATCTTATAGGGGTGAAGAGGAGGGAAAACAAGCATTCCGCAAATGGTATCGCACATTGGTGAACTGAGATCACTTTTTCCCAAAGCCTCAGTGCTTGCATTGAGTGCTACGTGCACCAAGAAAATATCAAGAagagtttcaaaaattctccAACTTGGCACCGACACAACCGAAATTAGAATTTCACCCAACAGAGATAACATCAAGGTTGTtgtgaaaaaaattccaaatactACAGAGATGGCCATGGTTTGGATTATTGATGCTTTATCGGATGGGACGTTACCAAGAACAATTCTGTACTGTACATCAATAAAAGATGCCTCAAATATATATTCCTACATAATAACAGAACTTCCACAGTGTTCCGAGGTGCAGATGTTTCATTCAGAAACCCCAGAGGACGTCAAGAACAAAATTCTGCAAGATTTATTGGATGAAAAAAGTGCCACCAAACTTGTTATAGCCACAAGTGCACTAGGTATGGGAGTGGACATTAGACAGTATTATAGTGTCATTCTTTATGGTGCCCCCAAGAGCATAGTTGACACTGTGCAAGAAATAGGGAGGGTGGGGCGTGATGGAAAGGACTCTGTAGCCCTTCTTCTCTTCAATTCCTACCACCTGAGGACAGTTGACACTGAGGTAAAGGATGTTTTTACCTCTAAAGACTGCAGACGTGTCTCCATGTTGGAGCCCTTTCTATCAGAGGGAGAACTTATAAAAGAAAAGAGTAGGACAATATCACATTCATGCTGTGATCTCTGTGCGGACAGGTGTGACTGTGGGACATGTGATTTGACCCCTATAGAGAAACTTTTTATGGTGGATACTGTCGAATTTAGTGACCTTAGTTCATCTGACACCGAACCTTATAATTATGATGAGATTGACGACAATATTGATGATCTTGTGTCTGATTAATTGTAACTCATTTTAAAGagtgatataaatttaattaataacaatcAGTTGcacagttttttttcttcatttaactATTTTATCTATAATCAAAATCTTTCAAgagttggaatttttttttttaactatacaTCATAACATCAAGTGTGTTGAACATTGCATAATTGTGTACTACAAGTTGAATATATATGTCTAAATGTTCTTATAAACTGTAATATTCACATAACTTTCACACACACACTTCTGGTTTATTTAAGGGGGCTGAATGATCATTTTCAGACTTCTGATTTCCTTAAGAAGAAGAGCttataataatcaaattttaaagctaaagtTATTAatcgaatttttatttttactaaattattattattatttacagctaaacaaatcaaataaagaatTCCATGGTATATTTGATGGGTAATTAGTTGACCAGCCAGCCTCCttaatcatgttaaaaaataaaacctgtACAGTGCACACTTTTGGTaatccatttaaaaaatgataactgTTTTAATATTATAGCTACAGTTGACGGAATGACATACTCTTTAATTCGAGTGAAAACATCTGTAATGGTATATTGAATACACAATTTGATTTTGGTAATAGTTTTAATGATAACATCTGTTATGACATATATTACTTTGTCAATAACAAAATGCACTTAAATTTGTGCTCaacaatattgatgaaaccacatgGGATAAACctgacatataaaaaaaaaaatcgacaaaaatgttataaacatCATATCAATATTATGCATAATTAGTATCACAACAGCTGGCTTAAacaatactattttaaattgttttgtttctaaGACGATGAAATGCAACAAGAGGTGTGTGTCTATGGACAAGTGTGGCAAACCCTTTGaaacaatcattaaaaatgtttttgtttgtacataaagtcttgcatttcaattttcttcccTCAACATGCAAAAAAGCATTCAAGTCTTCTAattctttaacaatttttttaacatcctGTTCATAAGAAGGGAGGTTGTGTATTCCCTTTTTGGTTGTTACACCACAGAAAGTATCATAGTGTTTCACAAAGTTTACAATGTGTGGAAACTCTTTTGAGTGTCTAAGAATACTGTCCTTAGTTTGATAACCCGAGCAAACTATTTTACTGTCTCTATTCAATAACTCTACATATTCGTCTAACGCCATGTTATTATTCTTTCCACCTTGTAGGTTTACACACCTATTTGCAATTAGCCTTTCCTTTTCTTCCTCATCCAGTATTCCTTCGGTTAAAGAAATAAGATGGATAGATCCAATGGCATAtttagttttgtttgttttaacatAGATGGGAAGTTCATATTTTGCAGACCGCACACTACGGTGTCCATCTGCCATGTCAACGGCTGTATCTAAGTTTCTATGAAGCAGTGCAAGTTTAAAAAAGAGTTGACAATAGTTTCCTACTTCATCTTTAACCTTTTCTGTTGATCTCTTTGTTTCTGGAGTTTTTGCACCATGAACCTTTTCCTCATGCACTTTCAAGGAACCCACATATGTGTATGATTTTGGACAAAAATGGCATTGTACTCTTCCATTTTCAAGATTTGAAAGATAATAGTTTTCAGGATGACCCATGTCTGTTAAAATCTCTCTAAGATCTTTCATAATGTCTGTTTGGGATTCAAAAAAGTATTCTTGTAAAATTTCACAACATATTCCATTGAACCAAGctattttttcttcagatgATAAATTCTGAAAGTTATGTGGCAGTGGAATTTCTTCATCAGATGTTTTACtgaatttttggaaaaataaaacacaacacATGGCATCTAAAATTGTATAATAGAGAAGTTTGTATGGTCGATAGGCATTTCTAACTTCTCCCTTGACATTTACAGCATTTAACAAATTTCTGAAGTAAGCTGCAGTTCCTCTATCCCCTGCTGACTCTGCGCTATAGGTGAGTCTGCAGATTGCCtgaatgaaaatgaatgttgtgcgaataaataaaagttaaaaccATGTGACATGTAAGCTATTACAGATGCTTTAACGTAGCCTTACCTATAATTGAAATCTGATTTAACTTGGGGTAATTTAATGTTTAAGACTATACATCAACATAATTctcaaatttttttatgaacaacCTTTATTTCTGAACAACAGACATTCATTTCACAAAGaaatgtaaatttgaaaaaaaaatacctccAAGAAATTCATGAGACGATGAAAGTCTTCGATTTTTGAGATGAATCCTTCTAATCGTGACGATGCTGTGTCTCCATTAAGAACTGACTGTTGTGCACACTGCACCCTTTCATCCGTTAGTCTGTcaccttaaaaagaaaatttagaaCTCATAATATGCCTTCTTAGCCATTGTGTGTTAAACTGTCATCAAGAGGAGTAGGTTTAAAGAGTAATAGGTAAAATGTCCCTTCAAGTAAACATACTAACTACATCTCTTACCACCAAAAAATACAGATTCCACAATTTCATCATTTTGGAATGGGACGTATCTTGATTGCAAGTCCCTTAGAAGTTGAATCATATC carries:
- the LOC128174745 gene encoding probable ATP-dependent DNA helicase RecS; amino-acid sequence: MATDAMKKVSELFNVSNVKKEQEQMLEMLLRRQDCIAVLPTGYGKSLPYQMLVPVRREMKTSDMNCKIIVCSPLMALMRDQCERLNSIPGIRAVYKGGSQDNELIQSGDFDYLFASPEYLVGDKTFRAKIQTFDVSTIVVDEFHTISTWGEEEGKQAFRKWYRTLVN